TTTTGAAAGTGTCGCGTGCATTCATGGTGGGACATGCTTGAAAGACTCGAGACAATTTCTATTTAACTtttgaaaagattttgattttcgtgatataaatatatatatttgcgaTCGTTCATCTGAGAATTTGAATTGAAGTGCTGTCGAAAACACTCTCAATTTCCTTCTTCACCAATTCCCTGGTTTTGCTAAACAGGACATATTTCTTGGCTTTCAGGCATCCGATCCCCTTCTTGTAAGACTCTTTTTCCTCAGCTTCGTGACTTTTTCTAAGCATCTTCCCTTTCATTCCCTCGTTTTGTGCGTGATTTCGGCTTCTTTATTTGCCTCTAACTCTATATTTGTTATAAAAAGATCCCATTTTTCCTATCTGGGTATGTTCAACTTTCCCTCTTCTGGCGTTCTGAAATGTCTTCCTGTGCTTTCCATGGTTTTGGAATCTTGGGTTTGTTTCTTTGAGTGATTTTGTTAATATGGCTTTTTGTTATTGTTGGCTGTTTTCGGATTCCTTCAGAAAgtccttcaatttttttattgaggAAAAGCATCCTGATGTTTCTGAATTTTAGCAGtcgttttcaattttttatgttttcccTTCTTATTGATTCGAGCTTTTGTTTGtattttcattctttttcttGTAGCCTGTGGTTGTCTTTAGATGGCTTAAACAATATATTTGACTACTAAAGAATCATCATTCGGCTTTGTTTCTTCAACTCCTCTACTTTTTTTTCACTGGgtcttaaaatttttcatttgagaaCTTTTTTCTGTCCTCGAGGTTGTTTTCTGTTATCAGCATGCTCTTTCTCTGCTTCCTTTATTACTAGGCTTTAGTTTAACATGCATAACCCCTGTAGCATTTATTCATATTATTGGACAGACACATGTGACAATTTAATAAACACGGATTGTGCAATAAGTTGTAATTATAATGTGTAATAATTATTTCTGCTGTATTTGTTGTGAGTTTCTTATAGTCATCATATATCTTGTTATGTTATAATCAGGTGCTCCACGAGAACTGATTGGATAGAGcttttatatatatctatatatacacacaaaaaGAGGATTGCCCTTATTTGCAAAACGATGGGAGATCACTTTGTTTTTCTGGTTGATCATTTGCTCACCGAATCGACTTTGGAGGCTGCTATTGAAAGTAGGAATTTTTTGAATCATGTGGCACCTACGACAATCAATGGTACATCGACTAGTTGCTCATCCAATGAGGATTTTGAAGGTAGTCTGTCATCAAGAGAAGTGGTGGAGTGCAGGATATGTCAGGACGAAGATTTCGATTCAAATATGGAGACACCTTGCTCTTGCTGTGGAAGTTTAAAGGTAGATTGTTTTAAGTTTTTGTTTTGCTTCTGCCATGGAGATTTGTGTTTAATGATGTCGCAGTTAATCTTATCATGAATTCCTTCAATTGAAACGGCCTACATTGATCGGCTTGTGCCTCTATTTTGCTTCACTTTCAGTATGCTCACCGTAAATGCATACAGAGGTGGTGCAACGAGAAAGGCGACACCATGTGTGAAATCTGCCATCAGGTGAGCTTCTAGTTTCTAGCATTTCTTAAAGGTGAATTCAGCTTCTATGACTCTTTTGAAATCTTTTTTACCATTGTCTAAATTGTGTATTTCTGTGTAAATTTCAGCAATTCAAGCCTGGATATACGGCACCACCCCCCATTTTTCGTTTGGGAGGACTGCCAATGAACTTGAGGTAACCTTTTCttaatattgagttttgatCTCATTTAGCATGTGTCGCAGAAGGGTTTTTCAGAACTTTATGTAGTTTTTCTCATCACTAAATCAGCTGGTTGTTATCAGGGGACATTGGCAAATTGCTAGAAGCGACTCAAACGAACCTCATATTATTACAATGGTGTCAACAGACAGAAGTTTCCTTGATCTGGACTATGACGAGTATTCAGTTTCTACTACTCGAAGCATAGCTTGCTGTCGCTCAGTTGCCATGCTGGTAATTCTCTTACCTTTCTTTATTTGAAATTCTTTGGACATTCAAAAGATTGATTCTCCTTGCTCCAAATTGTCTTATCACTGATGCATCAAGTGCTTTTGAGCGCAACCCACTAACTTCCTTGTGGGTTATTTAAATGGGTGATGTGGCTCAATGTAGATAACACATTCTAGAAATAGTATCAGACACGGTCAAGAAGAAGAATGATTTGTATCCTCGTAGCAAGATGGGAAATGCTCAAATTATggacaaaaaaaattcacatgGGCTGGACTTTCTATAACGGATACTTGGTTTTAAAGTGTGTAGAGACTGTAGAATTTACAGCTTGGCTACATATCTGGTGGCATGCATACTAACGTCTTCTGTTGTGCAGTTCATGGTTCTCTTGATCCTGCGACATACTCTTCCGGTCATTGTTAGTCGAGCTGGGAACTATTCTTTCACACTGATCATGGTAAGTTCCTATGGTATACACGAAGAACGAAAAATTTTCAAGCATTGTGATATAATTAACCTATTTTTCGGTGTGTGTTGCAGCTGTTGATGCTGCGAGTTACTGGGATTATCCTGCCAATTTGCATAATACTAAAAGCAGTGACTTCCATCCTACGTAGCCGACACCGACAGGTATATCTAATAGCCACGCACAACTCTATTATTCGGACTCCCCTACCTTTGTTCTTACTGAAATGTCTATTTTTACTGCTTCCTACGAGCTTTCTTATGTGAATCGTTGTTTCGCCCAGTCTTGAGCTAGTAACATTTATAGTGTTTTAAACTCACTTAAAACATAGGAAAATGTAATCAGAAATATAGCAGCATTTTGCTATATAATATGGAaaagaaaacattaaaaattcaatatatgCCCCCCATGAATAGCTGGAAACCCTGCTCATTTAGTTTCTCATGTGGTGGCATTTATTTTAACAGGCAAATCTGCCATTCTCTCCATCTGATGAGGAAGCTGGTCCATTGGCATTACATCGGCCACATGTTATAGATGAACAATAACTTGTCACGTTCATCGATCCTTTGTTCGTACTTCTTGCTGATGAAAAAGCATGGATGCTGCCCACAGAGAAGAACAGGAAATAGCAAGTGCAGATTTTTAGGTTGGGTTTTAGTTGAGAAGCTTCGGAGATGCGTTTgtgaataaatatatacattCTGTAAATAAAATTTACGTAGAATTAAAGTTTTTTTGGCAGCACGTAGAATTAAAGTTAAGATTGTGCAAAACTTCAACCAAAACGGGCATTCATAGATGTCACAGAATATTTGTTTGATATCCAAAATTTATAACAAAAACATCCATTATTCAAACTAGCTTGCGtgtgtaaaaaaataaccaCTATTCACATGTACCAAATGAAAAAACGAACACAAGTGATTGATAAAGGAATTTGTGACAAGTCgtcttaaaaattttacattgaTTAACTTGATAttcagaaaacaaaatattaaataagaagCTTAAGTGATttgtttaaaaggaaaaaaatatacaacTAATGAATTATCATAATGATAATTTTACAATAACATATAGCCGAAAGTATAATATGCATTTATGCAAAATGACTTCCAACCAAAATTTCATTCCCATTACCCACGAAAAGAAAAATACATTCCATCCCATTTACTACGTTTtgtaagtatataatatacCAACATTTGATTAAAATCTAAGCCTAAACTCCAATCCCTGGAATATTTGAACTTGATGTTACAACATTCTCACTACATCTGCTTTTGTTGCCACTGAAGCTGCCTCTTATTCTTGATGAAATCTTAGCAAACACTTCCTCCCTTCGGGGGCGGTTCGCGTACAGAATCCACAGGGCAAGACTCAGCATGACTCCTACTGATATAACTGCTAATCCGGCATTTACAAGACGAAGATTGTGCTCCAATGGAGGACAATAGTCTGTGGTTATGTTTCTGAAAGTATCACGTACAAAATTACAGTTTTGAAAGTTTAAGAGAGGCGGGGCATAGTGTTCAAGGGCATAGCTGACGTTTATTGCTGCCACCAGTTCAGCGTACATGTTGGGAGTGAGTCTACCGACGCTGCTGCAAAGGTTATTTGCTGACACCATGCAAGTATAGTTTTGCCAAACCTGTAGTAGCCATGATAAAGAAGCCTGTTAATTAATACTCAAGTTATTGGCCATACTTGAGAGGTTCAAGTAAATCAAGCTACTTGCGAGTACAAGCTTTCCTTGAAGTCACTTTGAGCTAGCTAAAACCAAGTTTAAGTACTAGATTGAGTCAAACTCGCTCATGTTTTACTTGGGTTGGAGTGCCCCTGCTTAAACTCTGATATTTATTTACAAACAAGTTCGATCTAATTTAAAGTGATTGTACTATTTCATAAAACATCTGGTTTTGCATATAATTTTTAAGAATATTGAAGGAAACTTTAACCGCCGGAACCTCTTTCGAGATAGAGATTGATTGGTGCTCGAGCTTCTTGAGCTAGCATTCAAGTGACTCGATAAGCATTTGAGTCGACTTGAGGCTGACTCACTACTAGATTACGCTCAAGTGCTCAAGTGGTGAATTTTATCGATTTAAGTTCGGGTGGTGACCGCTTGAGCATGACTCGGCTCCACCAAACACCTAGGAAATTCTAGATAGTCCCTTGCATTTACCTAAAATTGCAAAACACCTTGCCGCACTCGTTGAATAATTTTCTCCGGAGAATACAAAATAGTAGCAAGAGATGCAAAAAAGTATCAACTGTATCAGCTATGCTTACCAGAGAAGCATTGTCAACTGAAATTTCTTGAGCTGAACATGAACGATCTTGCAGCTGGGAGTCATAAGGATAGCACAGTGGAGGTATCAGTGGACCTGATTGGTTGTAATAATTTGAAGCAGCGTGTGGACGTGGATTTGAGTTGGCAATAGAGCCTACAAATCCATTGGCAATGTTAACGATATCATTGATCACTTGTTTGCTCTTGAATAGAGTTTGGTTAGTAGTTCTCTGGTCAACACAAGGAAGGATGTTGCTTAGTGCAGTTTCAGCATGAGGATTCTCGACCCATTCGCTCATGGCCATGCATGTGTCGGTGATTGCACTGAAACAGAGAATACACCATTTTCAGCCACAGAAGCTTTACAATTGTATGAAGAGCATTGACTAAATTTTGAAGATTACTTGGGCACATGGAGATTGCTCCCACAATTCAGAAAATGCCATTTTTGACCATTTCGTGAGGACACGGCCCATAAGTAATTAAGTATCAAAATCAAGTACGCATAGGAACAAACGCATATCATCGTACGAAACTAAtgaatataagaaaaaaaactCAACCTTCTTAACTTTGCAATAATCTAAGTGCATGATTCCATGAGTTAACCATTCTTACAAAAGGGTATGAATAGGTCATAATTTCTAAAACTGTCAAAAGTATTCATCTGTTAAAGCCTTATCCAAATCCATAGTTGAATAACATAACACTAAAAGGTAGCCTTTACTTCATGCAGAACCTTGTATCAAAACCGTCTAAAACCCTAAAAGAACATAAACAAAAGTCCATCTGCAACAAAATTAAGTATCTTACTTGTTAAGAATAACAAAAACTCCACAAAGAATGAATGTAACTGCAACGAGTAACCATCCACTAGTGATGAATCTGCAGCAATATGACGGAACATAAGAAAATTTACAAACACAGTTACTCTAGAATACTTTTCCTTGAATTCAAGAAATTCTTATTTAATAATGTAATCAACTGTATAACCTGACAAAGCataaaaggaagaaaaaaaatataaacaaagacACTAACATGTATATTGCATGTTGATGGCCAAGGATAGATAGCACTGCAATTAGAAAATACACACTCATTAGATAACATCTAAAGTTCTGAACCAAGTATTTCATTTGGTAGACCAGAGTTAGGCCACTTATAAAAAGAGctaggaaaataaaaaaattcaagttatgAAAGGACCATTTAAAGCAGTTAACAAATAAATTGTATATATAAATGATAGACATTTTCAACCTTTCGTTTTTTATCAAAGCAGTAGACATTACACTCCTCTCGATACTGTTTTTGAAAAATGTTACTGTGATGCTATTCTGTAATCCAGTAAAAGTCATAGACAAACATTTGATTTTACTGGTTAAGGATAAAATTCGTCCGAAAGCAGTTTGGCATAGGATGTTAGGTACACTAGCAGACGTACCAAGGCCTAGAATGGATATGACGAGCATCACCACTGCAACAGCTATTAGTACTGCTCTCCTACAATAAGGTGACTAGTTATAAATGTAACATGAGTCGAAGATTTAGTCACAAAAATACCACAGGTGGTATATAAACATACTCTGTATTGAAGATTTTTCGTACTTTTCCCGAGTTTTCGTTGGTTTTCTGCTCCAAAGTATCTGCTGCACTGTTTAACTCCACATTTAACCGGTCAATATCATCCTTGACATCTGAAGGAAGGAAAATCTGGGCCACGCTGACAGTTTTTGCCAGCGACAAATATTCCGTGACATTTCTTAGTGTCTGCACCGTGTACTCTGACTGGTTTACAACATAGCTCAAAGTATGAAATGCTTCTCCATGAAATTTATTCTGTCCTACAGAAAGTAAAATACATCCAATCCTGTTGACAAAGAAGCAGCTCAcagaaaaaatcaatataatcgGCAGAAAATACCCAGCGACTAAAAAATTAATAGTAAATGGACATAAACTATAAAATGGGAGCATCACATTTTAGTTACAGAGATTTGTCTAAAATAAATTTGCGTACTCGACTCTAACGATGCAAAGATCAACCATGAGGTAATTTTCTAAAAGTTTTCAGAAGAGTTCCCTTCAACAGAAAGGCGACAATAATTTTCGACCCCCTTTTATACAGCAACAAATTTATATCCCCATACGAGTTGGGCgtcaaaggaaaaaaaagaccTTTAATTATATGCATCAAATAAAGCAGCGGAACTGGAATAAAAGTGTAAGAGAAGCAATACTACTTAGCATTGAACGTATTGAAATCATATAATCCCAATATCTAGCTCGTCCTTGGTCATGAGATGAATGCTTGAAATCTTTTTTTTCCCTAATGATATTGAGTTCATCACGGTCACATTGATTGCAGATTGCACAAAACCACATCAATTCTCTCAAGAATTGTCAGATAAGGACAACGGGACAAGTAAATATCCGACACAGAAAGAAGATGCCAGCATAAAACAGACTTCAGACTAAGACTTGAAAACAAGCAAATCAAATTAACAATGGACTCTGAATAAAAACGTTCAAGCATTGATGGTTACATTTAATCAAAGCAAGATGGTATGAGTTTAGATTATTACGCTGCAGAACTGGTGAAGATGATAAGCAGGACAAGACATATCCTGAGTGACCAGCTTGATTCTTTGCCATTGATAGATATTTTCCATCCACAGAAATGATGTATAATAAGAGCCAAGCCAAATGAAATAAACCACAAACCAGCGACAATGAAAGCTGCAGCACCCGTAAATCCGACAGACtgatacaaatataaataaGCTTA
This genomic window from Primulina huaijiensis isolate GDHJ02 chromosome 7, ASM1229523v2, whole genome shotgun sequence contains:
- the LOC140980637 gene encoding uncharacterized protein, with amino-acid sequence MGDHFVFLVDHLLTESTLEAAIESRNFLNHVAPTTINGTSTSCSSNEDFEGSLSSREVVECRICQDEDFDSNMETPCSCCGSLKYAHRKCIQRWCNEKGDTMCEICHQQFKPGYTAPPPIFRLGGLPMNLRGHWQIARSDSNEPHIITMVSTDRSFLDLDYDEYSVSTTRSIACCRSVAMLFMVLLILRHTLPVIVSRAGNYSFTLIMLLMLRVTGIILPICIILKAVTSILRSRHRQANLPFSPSDEEAGPLALHRPHVIDEQ
- the LOC140980636 gene encoding uncharacterized protein isoform X1, which gives rise to MEPRALSFLAVIFIALSIFLSSSFALSNPREPFKAFFGEENLGSWKDEILSAAAEAPGPANDVKTLILAGNRTKRPDILAGFHKYRGGWDIANRHYWASVGFTGAAAFIVAGLWFISFGLALIIHHFCGWKISINGKESSWSLRICLVLLIIFTSSAAIGCILLSVGQNKFHGEAFHTLSYVVNQSEYTVQTLRNVTEYLSLAKTVSVAQIFLPSDVKDDIDRLNVELNSAADTLEQKTNENSGKVRKIFNTERAVLIAVAVVMLVISILGLVLSILGHQHAIYIFITSGWLLVAVTFILCGVFVILNNAITDTCMAMSEWVENPHAETALSNILPCVDQRTTNQTLFKSKQVINDIVNIANGFVGSIANSNPRPHAASNYYNQSGPLIPPLCYPYDSQLQDRSCSAQEISVDNASLVWQNYTCMVSANNLCSSVGRLTPNMYAELVAAINVSYALEHYAPPLLNFQNCNFVRDTFRNITTDYCPPLEHNLRLVNAGLAVISVGVMLSLALWILYANRPRREEVFAKISSRIRGSFSGNKSRCSENVVTSSSNIPGIGV
- the LOC140980636 gene encoding uncharacterized protein isoform X2, with the protein product MEPRALSFLAVIFIALSIFLSSSFALSNPREPFKAFFGEENLGSWKDEILSAAAEAPGPANDVKTLILAGNRTKRPDILAGFHKYRGGWDIANRHYWASVGFTGAAAFIVAGLWFISFGLALIIHHFCGWKISINGKESSWSLRICLVLLIIFTSSAAIGCILLSVGQNKFHGEAFHTLSYVVNQSEYTVQTLRNVTEYLSLAKTVSVAQIFLPSDVKDDIDRLNVELNSAADTLEQKTNENSGKSPYCRRAVLIAVAVVMLVISILGLVLSILGHQHAIYIFITSGWLLVAVTFILCGVFVILNNAITDTCMAMSEWVENPHAETALSNILPCVDQRTTNQTLFKSKQVINDIVNIANGFVGSIANSNPRPHAASNYYNQSGPLIPPLCYPYDSQLQDRSCSAQEISVDNASLVWQNYTCMVSANNLCSSVGRLTPNMYAELVAAINVSYALEHYAPPLLNFQNCNFVRDTFRNITTDYCPPLEHNLRLVNAGLAVISVGVMLSLALWILYANRPRREEVFAKISSRIRGSFSGNKSRCSENVVTSSSNIPGIGV